In Rubrobacter radiotolerans DSM 5868, a genomic segment contains:
- a CDS encoding glycosyltransferase, protein MPKVSVIVPALNEEGYIDDLLRDLAAQTRPAAEVIVVDAGSSDGTVEAVENSPVGARLVHGSRPVANGRNLGAGQAQGDLLVFLDADVRLERDFLQRFVEEIERRGLDLACPHYTSGDSSRAARELFWAISALLRLFERVLPSGAGACIAVRREVFETSRGFDPEMKFEDVEFVRRLARGRRFGITDQAVRVSDRRFLQEGEARTALRYSLLTLLFALGRFRWANLMDYEFGRYGEGRAGR, encoded by the coding sequence GTGCCAAAGGTCAGCGTCATTGTTCCCGCGCTCAACGAGGAGGGTTATATAGACGACCTTCTGCGGGACCTCGCCGCGCAGACGAGGCCGGCTGCGGAGGTGATCGTCGTTGACGCCGGGTCTTCGGACGGGACGGTCGAGGCCGTCGAGAACTCTCCCGTCGGCGCGCGGCTCGTGCACGGCTCGCGACCGGTTGCAAACGGGCGCAACCTCGGGGCCGGGCAGGCGCAGGGCGACCTCCTTGTCTTTCTCGACGCGGACGTGCGCCTTGAGCGGGACTTTCTCCAGAGGTTTGTCGAGGAGATCGAGCGTCGGGGACTGGACCTCGCCTGTCCGCACTACACCTCCGGGGACTCCTCGCGCGCCGCCCGGGAGCTGTTCTGGGCGATCAGCGCCCTGCTCAGGCTCTTCGAGCGCGTGCTGCCCTCGGGCGCCGGGGCGTGCATAGCGGTGCGCCGGGAGGTCTTCGAGACGAGCCGGGGCTTCGACCCGGAGATGAAGTTCGAGGACGTCGAGTTTGTCCGGCGGCTCGCGCGGGGCCGACGCTTCGGCATCACGGATCAGGCGGTCCGGGTCTCCGACCGGCGCTTCCTCCAAGAGGGCGAGGCGCGGACGGCGCTGCGCTACTCGCTGCTCACGCTGCTCTTCGCCCTCGGCCGGTTCCGGTGGGCGAACCTCATGGACTACGAGTTCGGTCGCTACGGAGAGGGTCGGGCCGGGCGTTGA
- a CDS encoding alpha-hydroxy-acid oxidizing protein, which produces MAGYGLDLQLEVYGKGEVPDHPFSYEGWEQRAREVLDAGAFGYIAGGAGTEWTMRANREAFYRWRLRPRMLRDVSERDLSVEVLGARSAGPFMLAPVGVLSIAHPEAELAVARAAAATGVPVILSTVSSFTLEEVARESGDAPRWFQLYPGRSPELNRSLVERAERAGYSAVVITLDTTMLGFRRRDLENAYLPFLKGEGVANYFSDPIFRARLKEAPERDPEAAVRAFLEVYVTPDLTWDDVNAVREATSLPVLVKGITHPEDAREAVRQGVEGLVVSNHGGRQVDGAVAALDALPKVVEAVGGSMPVLFDSGVRSGADALKAVALGATATLVGRPYAYALAAAGESGVRRVVRSLLAEVDLQLALSGYRSVRELGASSLLDARD; this is translated from the coding sequence GTGGCGGGATACGGTCTTGACCTTCAGCTAGAGGTCTACGGTAAGGGTGAAGTTCCGGATCACCCCTTCAGCTACGAGGGGTGGGAGCAGCGGGCGCGCGAGGTGCTGGACGCCGGGGCTTTCGGCTACATCGCGGGCGGAGCCGGAACGGAGTGGACGATGCGCGCGAACCGGGAGGCGTTCTACCGCTGGCGGCTCAGGCCGCGGATGCTGCGCGACGTCTCGGAGCGGGACCTCTCGGTGGAGGTACTCGGGGCGCGCTCGGCCGGGCCGTTCATGCTCGCGCCGGTCGGGGTGCTCTCCATCGCTCATCCCGAGGCCGAGCTTGCGGTCGCGCGGGCCGCGGCGGCGACGGGGGTGCCCGTGATCCTCAGCACCGTCTCGTCGTTTACGCTGGAGGAGGTCGCGCGGGAGAGCGGCGACGCGCCCCGGTGGTTCCAGCTCTATCCGGGAAGGAGCCCCGAGCTCAACCGGAGCCTCGTCGAGCGCGCCGAGCGAGCCGGGTACTCGGCGGTCGTGATCACGCTCGACACCACCATGCTCGGCTTCCGCCGGCGCGACCTCGAGAACGCCTACCTGCCCTTCCTGAAGGGCGAGGGCGTCGCCAACTACTTCTCCGATCCCATCTTCCGCGCTCGCCTGAAAGAAGCGCCGGAGCGGGACCCCGAGGCCGCCGTCCGGGCGTTCCTTGAGGTCTACGTTACCCCGGACCTCACCTGGGACGACGTGAACGCCGTGCGCGAGGCGACGAGCCTCCCGGTGCTCGTGAAGGGGATCACCCACCCCGAAGACGCCCGCGAGGCCGTCCGGCAGGGGGTAGAGGGCCTCGTAGTCTCGAACCACGGCGGACGTCAGGTAGACGGCGCGGTCGCCGCCCTGGATGCTCTCCCGAAGGTCGTCGAGGCGGTGGGTGGGAGCATGCCCGTCCTCTTCGACAGCGGCGTCCGGAGCGGGGCCGATGCGCTCAAGGCCGTTGCCCTCGGTGCGACGGCTACGCTTGTCGGACGGCCCTACGCCTACGCCCTGGCGGCAGCCGGAGAGAGCGGGGTGCGGCGCGTGGTAAGGAGCCTGCTCGCCGAGGTGGACCTCCAACTCGCCCTGTCGGGCTACCGCTCCGTCCGAGAGCTCGGCGCCTCCTCGCTGCTGGACGCCCGGGACTGA
- a CDS encoding zinc-dependent alcohol dehydrogenase, producing MKAVTWHGTQDVRVDNVPDPRIEAPNDAVVRITTTNICGSDLHLYNVLGPYIDPGDILGHEPMGIVEEVGPEVSHVKPGDRVVLPFNISCGHCFMCDERLYSQCETTQVREYGTGAKFFGYTKLYGQVPGGQAEYLRVPEAQFVPIKVPEEGEGMSDERFVYLSDVLPTSWQAVEYAGVPEGGSVTVFGLGPIGQMCARIARHKGFRVIGVDLVPERLQMARRYGVETIDFGREGEGVPAAVREMTDGRGTDSVIDAVGMEAHGASGAKAAELAQSVAGLLPDAVGRKVMESAGVDRLTALNQAIETVRRGGTLSISGVYGGTADPINMLQLFDKQIQVRMGQANVKAWTDTIMPLLLDESDPLGVEDFATHKLPLDDAPRAYEMFQNKEDGAIKVLLQP from the coding sequence ATGAAAGCAGTAACCTGGCATGGAACTCAGGACGTCCGGGTGGACAACGTGCCGGACCCGAGGATCGAGGCGCCAAACGACGCGGTCGTCCGCATAACCACGACGAACATCTGCGGCTCGGACCTGCACCTCTACAACGTGCTCGGGCCGTACATAGACCCGGGCGACATCCTCGGTCACGAGCCGATGGGCATCGTCGAGGAGGTCGGGCCGGAGGTCTCGCACGTAAAGCCCGGCGACCGGGTGGTCCTGCCGTTCAACATCTCTTGTGGGCACTGCTTTATGTGCGACGAGCGGCTCTACTCGCAGTGCGAGACGACGCAGGTCCGGGAGTACGGGACGGGCGCGAAGTTCTTCGGCTATACGAAGCTCTACGGGCAGGTCCCGGGGGGACAGGCCGAGTACTTGCGGGTCCCCGAAGCGCAGTTCGTCCCGATAAAGGTCCCCGAGGAGGGCGAGGGGATGAGCGACGAGCGCTTCGTCTACCTCTCGGACGTTTTGCCGACGAGCTGGCAGGCCGTCGAGTACGCCGGGGTCCCCGAGGGCGGGAGCGTAACGGTCTTCGGGCTCGGGCCTATAGGGCAGATGTGCGCGCGCATCGCCCGCCACAAGGGCTTCAGGGTTATCGGGGTGGACCTCGTACCGGAGCGCCTCCAGATGGCCCGGCGCTACGGGGTCGAGACGATCGACTTCGGGCGAGAGGGCGAGGGGGTGCCCGCGGCGGTCCGGGAGATGACCGACGGTCGCGGCACGGACTCCGTTATAGACGCGGTCGGGATGGAGGCGCACGGAGCGAGCGGGGCGAAGGCCGCCGAGCTAGCCCAGTCGGTTGCGGGGCTCCTGCCCGACGCGGTCGGGCGGAAGGTGATGGAGAGCGCCGGAGTGGACCGCCTCACGGCGCTCAACCAGGCCATAGAGACGGTCCGCCGGGGAGGGACGCTCTCCATCAGCGGGGTCTACGGCGGCACGGCCGACCCGATAAACATGCTCCAGCTCTTCGACAAGCAGATCCAGGTCCGTATGGGACAGGCCAACGTGAAGGCCTGGACCGACACCATAATGCCGCTCCTGCTCGACGAGTCGGACCCTCTGGGCGTCGAGGACTTCGCAACGCACAAGCTCCCCCTCGACGACGCCCCGCGCGCCTACGAGATGTTCCAGAACAAGGAGGACGGCGCGATAAAGGTCCTGCTCCAGCCGTAG
- a CDS encoding IS5 family transposase (programmed frameshift), translating into MVRRGEITDRAWQEIEPLLPGYGRSGGQWRDHRTVVNGILWKLRTGSPWRDLPERYGPWQTCFDRFNRWRRDGTWDRLLAHAQTKSDAVGEIEWEVSVDDTVIRAHQHAAGARSRPSAADVKRGSLSPEDEALGRSRGGFSTKLHVACDGKGRPLSVVVTPGQRNGSTQLGWLLEGVRVPRPEGSPGRPRKRPEHLIGDRGYSFEGCRRLLRRRGISHTIPERKDQKERRAGRPGRRPGFDRETYRRRNVVERCMNRLKQWRAIATRYEKRAANYRAMVIIASLMMWLPS; encoded by the exons ATGGTACGGCGAGGAGAGATCACCGACCGGGCTTGGCAGGAGATAGAGCCGCTCCTGCCCGGGTACGGCCGGAGCGGGGGGCAATGGCGCGACCATCGCACCGTGGTGAACGGCATCTTGTGGAAGCTGAGGACCGGATCGCCCTGGCGCGACCTGCCCGAGAGGTACGGACCCTGGCAGACCTGCTTCGACCGCTTCAACCGCTGGCGGCGCGACGGCACCTGGGATCGCTTGTTGGCCCATGCCCAGACCAAGAGCGACGCGGTCGGGGAGATCGAGTGGGAGGTGAGCGTGGACGACACGGTGATCCGGGCCCACCAGCACGCCGCGGGCGCCAGGAGCCGACCGAGCGCGGCGGACGTAAAAAGGGGCTCTT TGAGCCCCGAAGACGAGGCCTTGGGACGCAGCCGGGGCGGTTTCTCGACGAAGCTGCACGTGGCTTGCGACGGCAAGGGGCGTCCGCTCTCGGTGGTCGTGACCCCCGGCCAGCGCAACGGCAGCACGCAACTCGGGTGGCTCTTGGAAGGGGTGCGGGTGCCGCGTCCGGAGGGCTCGCCGGGCAGGCCGCGCAAGCGCCCCGAACACCTCATCGGCGACCGGGGCTACAGTTTCGAGGGTTGCCGCCGGTTGCTGCGCAGGCGGGGCATCTCCCACACCATCCCCGAGCGCAAGGACCAGAAGGAGCGGCGCGCCGGGCGTCCGGGGCGCCGACCGGGTTTCGACCGAGAGACCTACCGGCGGCGCAACGTGGTGGAGAGGTGCATGAACAGGCTCAAGCAGTGGCGGGCGATAGCAACGAGGTACGAGAAGCGGGCGGCCAACTACCGGGCGATGGTGATCATAGCCTCGCTGATGATGTGGCTGCCTTCATGA
- a CDS encoding MBL fold metallo-hydrolase: MEVEGARSGARILRDVAPGVHLVEHSFTNYYLLEDEGGITVVDAGLATGWPTLSGALREIGRGLPDVRALVLTHAHFDHLGFAERARRELGVPVFVHENDAPLTRQPRQYAHERARPLYAALYPRSAPIVVSLLANRAWWPSPVREVRRFGSEAGELPVPGSPRVVFTPGHTLGHAALHLPDRDCVIAGDALVALDPYTALRGPRLVARAATADSERALASLDALVATGARTVLTGHGEPYYRGVQRAAEEARRAGIA, translated from the coding sequence GTGGAGGTAGAAGGCGCGCGGAGCGGCGCGAGGATTCTGCGCGACGTCGCCCCCGGCGTGCACCTCGTCGAGCACTCCTTTACGAACTACTATCTCCTCGAGGATGAAGGCGGGATAACGGTCGTGGACGCGGGGCTCGCGACGGGGTGGCCGACGCTCTCCGGAGCGCTTAGGGAGATCGGGCGCGGGCTTCCGGACGTCCGGGCGCTCGTCCTGACGCACGCGCACTTCGACCATCTGGGCTTCGCCGAGCGGGCGCGCCGGGAGCTCGGGGTGCCGGTCTTCGTGCACGAGAACGACGCACCTCTGACAAGGCAGCCGCGTCAGTACGCTCACGAGCGTGCGCGGCCCCTCTACGCGGCGCTCTACCCGCGCTCGGCCCCGATTGTAGTCTCGCTGCTCGCCAACCGGGCCTGGTGGCCGAGCCCGGTGCGGGAGGTCAGGCGCTTCGGGAGCGAGGCGGGGGAGCTGCCGGTGCCGGGAAGCCCGCGCGTCGTTTTCACACCGGGACATACGCTCGGGCACGCGGCGCTCCACCTGCCCGACAGGGACTGCGTGATCGCGGGCGACGCCCTCGTCGCACTCGACCCGTACACCGCTCTGCGCGGTCCGCGCCTCGTCGCCCGGGCCGCCACCGCCGACAGCGAACGGGCGCTCGCGAGCCTCGACGCTCTCGTCGCCACCGGCGCGCGGACGGTCCTCACCGGTCATGGCGAGCCGTACTACCGGGGGGTCCAGAGGGCCGCCGAGGAGGCTCGCCGGGCCGGGATCGCCTGA
- a CDS encoding zinc-dependent alcohol dehydrogenase yields MKAVVWHGKEDVRVDEVPDPKVQEPTDAVIRVTSTAVCGSDLHLYAKLSPIMRSGDIIGHEPMGIVEEVGSEVSHIKPGDRVVLPFNISCGHCFMCEQQLYSQCETTRDTGKLARAASLLGRGKGASLFGYTHVYGAVPGGQAEYLRVPQAHFGPIKVPEEAGDAPDERFLYLSDVLPTAWQAVEYADVPPGGSVAVFGLGPIGQMCCRIALHRGAGRVFGIDCVPERLSMAARWGAETVDFSAVDSVRDIILALTEGRGADVGIDAVGMEASGSAVDSVLQATKLQLDKAHALRECASSIRRGGTLSISGVYTGPIQAFPLGDLFDMQLQVRMGQANVWRWVNDIMPLLTGDGDPLGTESLKTHTMALKDAPRAYRIFQKKEDGAIKCVLKP; encoded by the coding sequence GTGAAGGCCGTTGTGTGGCACGGCAAGGAGGACGTCCGGGTAGATGAGGTGCCGGACCCGAAAGTGCAGGAGCCGACCGACGCGGTCATAAGGGTGACCTCGACCGCCGTGTGCGGCTCGGACCTCCACCTCTACGCGAAGCTCTCGCCGATCATGCGCTCCGGCGACATCATCGGTCACGAGCCGATGGGCATCGTCGAGGAGGTCGGGTCGGAGGTCTCGCACATAAAGCCCGGCGACCGGGTGGTCCTGCCGTTCAACATCTCTTGTGGGCACTGCTTTATGTGCGAGCAGCAGCTCTACTCGCAGTGCGAGACGACGCGCGACACGGGGAAACTCGCGCGCGCGGCGAGCCTTCTCGGACGCGGCAAGGGGGCGAGCCTCTTCGGCTACACCCACGTCTACGGGGCCGTCCCCGGCGGTCAGGCCGAGTACCTGCGCGTTCCGCAGGCGCACTTCGGCCCGATAAAGGTCCCCGAGGAGGCCGGGGACGCTCCGGACGAGCGGTTCCTCTACCTCTCGGACGTGCTTCCGACGGCGTGGCAGGCCGTCGAGTACGCCGACGTCCCGCCCGGCGGGAGCGTCGCGGTCTTCGGGCTCGGGCCCATAGGACAGATGTGCTGCCGCATCGCGCTCCACCGGGGGGCGGGAAGGGTCTTCGGGATCGACTGCGTCCCGGAACGGCTCTCGATGGCGGCGCGGTGGGGGGCGGAGACGGTCGACTTCTCGGCCGTAGACTCGGTCAGGGACATAATCCTCGCGCTCACCGAGGGGCGCGGGGCCGACGTCGGAATAGACGCCGTGGGCATGGAGGCGTCGGGCTCTGCGGTGGACTCGGTGCTCCAGGCAACGAAGCTCCAGCTCGACAAGGCGCACGCGCTGAGGGAGTGCGCAAGCTCCATCCGCCGGGGCGGGACGCTCTCCATCAGCGGCGTCTACACCGGACCGATACAGGCCTTCCCGCTCGGGGACCTCTTCGACATGCAGCTTCAGGTCCGGATGGGGCAGGCGAACGTCTGGCGGTGGGTAAACGACATCATGCCCCTCCTCACCGGCGACGGGGACCCGCTCGGGACGGAGAGCCTGAAGACCCACACGATGGCCCTCAAGGACGCGCCCCGGGCGTACAGGATCTTCCAGAAAAAGGAGGACGGAGCGATCAAATGCGTGCTCAAGCCGTAG
- a CDS encoding GGDEF domain-containing protein — MSDWSGVDGRLRALVRRSEQATAVLGPEGRLLYANAAFERDYGYSPREATGMNVLDHIHPGDLLRVEREVSAGESPEERTGEVGYRFRCADGSWRWVEASVMRLEGREESPRFLLVAHDAGSAAGSGESRLRQVLDQVPDVVIVHDERGRVLDCNREACRSLGYTREELLSLSVQDFAVGLISEEERRAAGGDTLWLRAIASEPGETVGYHGGLHRRKDGSIFPVEVAVGAVEHEGRRRILAVCRDVTEGRRLEKEIEHQSLHDPLTGLANRLLFTEQLERALARAEIDSTPVSLVLISLDDLRNINDLFGYAAGDLALVDFARRLRNGLRPGTVICRLGSGDFAALLERSGREEAEETARRLLRALETPLTLDDAGRQVVVTATVGLASTEDSGAATAEDLLRDATLALARKRAENAGPGGPSPDEPA, encoded by the coding sequence ATGAGCGACTGGAGCGGAGTTGACGGACGCCTGCGGGCGCTTGTCCGCAGGTCGGAGCAGGCAACGGCGGTCCTTGGGCCGGAGGGCCGCCTCCTGTATGCGAACGCCGCCTTCGAGCGCGACTACGGCTACAGCCCGCGCGAGGCTACCGGCATGAACGTCCTCGACCACATCCACCCGGGCGACCTGCTGCGGGTGGAGCGCGAAGTGAGCGCCGGAGAGAGTCCCGAGGAACGCACCGGCGAGGTCGGCTACCGCTTCCGGTGCGCCGACGGCTCCTGGCGGTGGGTCGAGGCGAGCGTCATGCGCCTCGAAGGCAGGGAGGAGTCGCCGAGGTTCCTTCTCGTTGCGCACGACGCCGGGAGTGCGGCCGGGAGTGGCGAGTCCCGGCTGCGGCAGGTCCTAGATCAGGTCCCCGACGTCGTCATTGTCCACGACGAGCGCGGCCGGGTGCTCGACTGCAACCGCGAGGCTTGCCGCTCTCTGGGCTACACCCGCGAGGAGCTTCTCTCGCTCTCCGTGCAGGACTTCGCGGTGGGTCTGATCTCCGAGGAGGAGCGCCGGGCCGCCGGGGGAGACACGCTCTGGCTCAGGGCCATCGCCAGCGAGCCGGGCGAGACCGTCGGCTATCACGGCGGGCTCCACCGCAGAAAGGACGGCTCGATCTTCCCCGTCGAGGTCGCCGTCGGTGCGGTCGAGCATGAGGGACGGCGCAGGATACTCGCCGTCTGCCGCGACGTAACCGAGGGTCGGCGTCTGGAGAAGGAGATAGAGCACCAGAGCCTCCACGACCCGCTCACCGGTCTTGCGAACCGCCTCCTCTTTACCGAGCAACTCGAACGCGCCCTAGCCCGCGCCGAGATCGACTCGACCCCGGTCTCGCTCGTCCTGATCTCCCTCGACGACCTCCGCAACATAAACGACCTCTTCGGTTATGCCGCCGGGGACCTCGCCCTCGTGGACTTCGCCCGGCGTCTCAGGAACGGGCTCCGGCCGGGGACCGTGATCTGCCGCCTCGGCAGCGGGGACTTCGCCGCGCTGCTCGAACGCTCCGGTCGGGAGGAGGCCGAGGAGACCGCACGCAGGCTGCTGCGCGCCCTGGAGACCCCCCTGACCCTCGACGACGCCGGACGCCAGGTCGTCGTTACCGCCACCGTCGGACTCGCCTCGACCGAGGACTCCGGGGCCGCTACGGCGGAGGACCTTCTGCGCGACGCCACCCTCGCCCTCGCCCGCAAAAGGGCCGAGAACGCAGGCCCCGGAGGTCCCTCCCCGGACGAACCGGCCTGA
- a CDS encoding glycosyltransferase family 2 protein, translated as MRERNRREASRVEPGTSVLTLLGGRERHLANLLLGLLASERLPEEVVVAVMGGDGFGPSPPEDLPFPVRTVRVPAGRDLPLARARNEAARTSSGERLVFLDVDCIPGRGLVGRYAAGLRERDALLMGEVRYLRPGVPGPSFTEKDLRAGSEPHPRRARPPESGLRRADRHEEFWSLSFAVRRGTFFGSIGGFDESFTGYGGEDTDLAFAARRAGVGLFWVGEAPAYHQHHPVHAPPVQHVEEIAHNARRFRDKWGVWPMEGWLCAFRDLGLIEWSPGGEDLCVLRPPTAAELLRTRRQD; from the coding sequence GTGAGGGAACGGAACCGCCGGGAGGCGTCGAGGGTCGAGCCCGGGACGAGCGTCCTGACGCTGCTCGGCGGCCGGGAGCGGCATCTGGCGAACCTCCTGCTCGGGCTCCTGGCGAGCGAGAGGCTCCCGGAGGAGGTCGTCGTAGCGGTCATGGGGGGCGACGGGTTCGGCCCTTCGCCTCCTGAGGACCTCCCCTTCCCGGTAAGGACCGTGCGGGTTCCGGCCGGGCGGGACCTCCCGCTGGCCCGGGCGCGCAACGAGGCGGCCCGGACCTCCTCGGGGGAGCGGCTCGTCTTTCTCGACGTGGACTGCATCCCGGGACGGGGGCTCGTCGGCCGGTACGCGGCGGGGCTCCGGGAGCGGGACGCGCTGCTCATGGGCGAGGTGCGCTACCTGCGTCCCGGGGTTCCGGGGCCGAGCTTTACCGAGAAGGACCTCCGCGCCGGAAGCGAGCCCCACCCGCGCCGCGCAAGGCCGCCGGAGAGCGGGCTCCGCAGGGCGGATCGCCACGAGGAGTTCTGGTCGCTCTCCTTCGCCGTCCGGCGCGGGACGTTCTTCGGGAGTATCGGCGGCTTCGACGAGAGCTTCACGGGCTACGGCGGCGAGGACACCGACCTCGCGTTCGCCGCCCGCCGGGCGGGTGTCGGGCTCTTCTGGGTCGGGGAGGCCCCGGCCTATCACCAGCATCACCCCGTCCACGCCCCGCCGGTACAGCACGTCGAGGAGATCGCCCACAACGCCCGCCGGTTTCGCGATAAGTGGGGCGTCTGGCCGATGGAGGGCTGGCTCTGCGCCTTCCGGGACCTCGGCCTCATCGAGTGGAGTCCCGGGGGCGAGGACCTGTGCGTCCTCCGCCCCCCGACCGCAGCTGAGCTTCTCCGGACCCGTCGACAGGACTGA
- a CDS encoding four-helix bundle copper-binding protein produces the protein MSYARKMLDNSPGKTPADPDLVAECIEACFDCEQACVACADACIGENEGLDLVACIRLDLACADVCAATGRIMSRELAGDPGMGPNVLRACAEACRICAEECERHAEHMEHCRICAEACRRCEKACNDLLSALEG, from the coding sequence ATGAGCTATGCACGCAAGATGCTTGACAACTCGCCCGGCAAGACGCCCGCCGACCCGGACCTCGTAGCGGAGTGCATCGAGGCCTGCTTTGACTGCGAGCAGGCCTGCGTGGCCTGCGCCGACGCCTGCATCGGGGAGAACGAGGGGCTGGATCTTGTCGCCTGCATCCGGCTCGACCTCGCCTGCGCCGACGTCTGCGCCGCGACGGGCCGGATAATGTCGCGCGAGCTTGCGGGGGACCCGGGCATGGGCCCGAACGTCCTGAGGGCCTGCGCCGAGGCGTGCAGGATCTGCGCCGAGGAGTGCGAGCGTCACGCCGAGCACATGGAGCACTGCCGCATCTGCGCCGAGGCCTGCCGCCGCTGCGAGAAGGCCTGCAACGACCTGCTCTCCGCCCTCGAAGGCTAG
- a CDS encoding SDR family oxidoreductase → MAKVAIVTGSDSGIGREAARTLARDGFAVGVTYRSDEAGAKETLRLIEEAGGSGEVRHLDLSELPGAADVVDDLAESLGGLDVLVNNAGMGDPTGDFLKLPFEEWKAVIDVNLSGAFLCAQRAAKRMVEAGNGGRIINVTSVHEHIPKVGAAAYCSSKGGLGLLTKVMALELAGYGITVNAVGPGEISTPMNDAEDVDPETQERPNLPLGRPGHAREIAEWISFLASEKSSYATGSSFVVDGGLMLTAAELSTS, encoded by the coding sequence GTGGCGAAGGTAGCGATAGTAACGGGGTCGGACTCCGGCATCGGGCGCGAGGCGGCGCGGACGCTCGCAAGGGACGGTTTCGCAGTCGGCGTAACCTACAGAAGCGACGAGGCCGGAGCGAAAGAGACGCTCCGGCTTATCGAGGAGGCCGGAGGGAGCGGGGAGGTGCGTCATCTCGACCTCTCGGAGCTTCCCGGGGCGGCGGACGTCGTGGACGACCTGGCAGAGTCGCTCGGCGGACTCGACGTGCTCGTGAACAACGCCGGGATGGGCGACCCGACCGGGGACTTCCTGAAGCTCCCGTTCGAGGAGTGGAAGGCCGTTATAGACGTGAACCTCTCCGGGGCGTTTCTGTGCGCCCAGCGGGCCGCAAAGAGGATGGTCGAGGCCGGGAACGGAGGGAGGATCATCAACGTCACCTCCGTCCACGAGCACATCCCGAAGGTCGGAGCGGCGGCGTACTGCTCCTCAAAGGGCGGGCTCGGGCTCCTCACGAAGGTGATGGCCCTGGAACTCGCCGGGTACGGGATAACGGTCAACGCCGTAGGTCCCGGGGAGATCTCCACCCCGATGAACGACGCCGAGGACGTCGACCCCGAGACGCAGGAGCGACCGAACCTTCCGCTCGGGAGGCCCGGACACGCGCGGGAGATAGCGGAGTGGATCTCCTTTCTCGCCTCGGAGAAGTCCTCCTACGCGACCGGCTCCTCGTTTGTCGTTGACGGCGGCCTGATGCTCACGGCCGCGGAGCTCTCCACGAGCTAG
- a CDS encoding NAD-dependent epimerase/dehydratase family protein — protein MRVAIVGATGNVGTSILRSLESEERVETITGIARRLPERFRPEKVTWARADVTRDDLEPLFRGTDAVVLLSWLIQPSRDLNKLWLVNVEGTMRAARAAAEAGVGRIVYASSVGTYSPGPKDRFVDESWPTGGVAGSYYAREKAEVERRLDRFEIEHPDVRVIRMRPGLVFKRGASQGIRRLFGGPLFPGFLADPRLIPVVPAVKNLRSQVVHSHDVGEAFRLALTSEEARGAYNLAADPPLDAREIARTLGARTVPASRTLLRAAADLSWRLHLQPVDPGWLDLSLNVPLMSTERARSELGWSPEWSSSETLLDVLAGLREGSGLDTPPLSPRTGGPFRAREFATGVGRREP, from the coding sequence TTGAGGGTTGCGATCGTCGGTGCGACGGGGAACGTCGGGACAAGCATCCTGCGCTCGCTGGAGTCCGAGGAGCGGGTCGAGACCATAACCGGCATTGCGCGACGGCTCCCGGAGAGGTTCAGGCCCGAGAAGGTAACCTGGGCCCGGGCCGACGTTACCCGCGACGACCTTGAGCCGCTCTTCCGGGGGACCGACGCAGTCGTGCTTCTCTCGTGGCTGATCCAGCCCTCAAGAGACTTGAACAAGCTCTGGCTGGTCAACGTCGAGGGGACGATGCGCGCGGCGCGGGCGGCCGCCGAGGCGGGGGTCGGGAGGATCGTCTACGCCTCCTCGGTCGGGACGTACTCGCCGGGACCGAAGGACCGCTTCGTGGACGAAAGCTGGCCTACCGGCGGGGTTGCAGGATCGTACTACGCCCGCGAGAAGGCCGAGGTCGAGCGTCGCCTCGACCGCTTCGAGATCGAGCACCCGGACGTCCGCGTAATAAGGATGAGGCCCGGTCTCGTCTTCAAGAGGGGGGCTTCGCAGGGGATAAGGAGGCTTTTCGGCGGGCCGCTCTTCCCGGGCTTTCTTGCGGACCCGCGCCTGATCCCGGTCGTACCCGCCGTAAAGAACCTTCGCTCGCAGGTCGTCCACTCCCACGACGTCGGGGAGGCGTTCCGGCTCGCGCTGACGAGCGAGGAGGCGCGCGGGGCGTACAACCTCGCCGCCGACCCGCCGCTCGACGCCCGGGAGATCGCCCGCACCCTCGGGGCGCGGACGGTCCCGGCCTCGCGCACGCTTCTTCGGGCCGCGGCCGACCTCTCGTGGCGACTTCACCTGCAACCCGTCGACCCCGGCTGGCTCGATCTCTCGCTGAACGTGCCGCTCATGTCCACCGAGCGTGCCCGCAGCGAGCTCGGCTGGAGCCCCGAGTGGTCCTCCTCCGAGACCCTGCTCGACGTGCTCGCCGGGCTGCGCGAGGGGAGCGGCCTCGACACGCCGCCGCTCTCGCCCCGGACGGGAGGTCCCTTCAGGGCCCGGGAGTTTGCAACCGGCGTGGGGAGGAGGGAGCCGTGA